A genome region from Methylorubrum populi includes the following:
- a CDS encoding flagellin, with the protein MDEHAVAGGDEGAQPSRTSGPGRLEGGVGHVDVADGDLVNAINASGLATAAVDDAGKLTVTGNSDSLKVGVGGGATAAAALTDAQSGNGNDELGLTAAAYTTGLSSDKTSAARTALASQFNDLRTQIDQIAKDSGFNGTNLLGGDTLSVIFNEKTGSDQSKLTIAGRKLTAESLGVSKAVNGTAGTGEFNIQTDKGLASMQDTLKTALASLKSLQSGFGSNLSNVQVRQDFTKQVGNILDTGAANLVNADMNEEAANSQALSTRQSLGVSALSLANQANQGILQFLR; encoded by the coding sequence GTGGACGAGCACGCGGTTGCCGGCGGCGACGAGGGCGCGCAGCCGAGCCGAACGAGCGGGCCAGGCCGTCTCGAAGGCGGCGTCGGGCACGTTGACGTCGCGGACGGCGACCTCGTCAACGCGATCAACGCCTCGGGCCTTGCCACGGCGGCGGTCGACGACGCCGGCAAGCTCACGGTCACCGGCAACTCCGACAGCCTGAAGGTCGGCGTGGGCGGCGGTGCGACCGCGGCTGCCGCCCTGACGGACGCCCAGAGCGGCAACGGCAACGACGAACTCGGCCTGACGGCGGCCGCCTACACGACCGGCCTGTCGAGCGACAAGACCTCCGCCGCCCGTACGGCGCTGGCCTCGCAGTTCAACGACCTGCGCACCCAGATCGATCAGATCGCGAAGGATTCCGGTTTCAACGGCACCAACCTGCTCGGCGGCGACACCTTGAGCGTGATCTTCAACGAGAAGACTGGGTCCGACCAGTCGAAGTTGACCATCGCCGGGCGCAAGCTCACCGCGGAGAGCCTCGGCGTCTCGAAGGCGGTGAACGGCACGGCGGGCACCGGCGAGTTCAACATTCAGACCGACAAGGGCTTGGCGTCGATGCAGGACACCCTGAAGACGGCGCTCGCCAGCTTGAAGAGCCTGCAATCGGGCTTCGGTTCGAACCTCTCGAACGTGCAGGTGCGGCAGGACTTCACGAAGCAGGTCGGCAACATCCTCGACACCGGCGCGGCCAACCTCGTCAACGCCGACATGAACGAGGAGGCGGCGAACTCGCAGGCGTTGTCGACCCGCCAGTCGCTCGGGGTGTCGGCGCTCTCGCTGGCCAACCAAGCCAACCAGGGCATCCTCCAGTTCCTGCGCTGA
- a CDS encoding ADP-ribosylglycohydrolase family protein, with protein sequence MVAARLLVEMGTEPEAAIAMVRRVRDPRAVETHAQEAWVRQGRPQAIARPDEAGARNRAVGALLGLAVGDAVGTTIEFSAKPSQAVLSDMVGGGPFDLKAGQWTDDTAMALPLGDSLLAAQNLDPGDLMRRFTSWSRHGAYSCTGACFDIGNATAAALRRFQQSGDPFAGSNDPNTAGNGSIMRLAPVAVRHWHDRETMLRVARDQSLTTHAAREAIAGCEILADLLATGIRGTTLPGLLSSEAVARVSGFRLGQPRNEVRGTGYVVASLHAGLWAVSRTSTFRDAVLLAANLGEDADTTAAVTGQIAGALHGASAIPKDWLDRLAWRERIEQMAGDLFDSGLGRLAA encoded by the coding sequence ATGGTCGCCGCCAGGCTGCTCGTCGAGATGGGCACAGAGCCCGAGGCCGCCATCGCCATGGTCCGCCGGGTGCGCGATCCACGGGCCGTCGAGACGCACGCCCAGGAGGCATGGGTCCGGCAGGGCCGCCCGCAGGCCATCGCTCGTCCCGACGAGGCCGGTGCCAGGAACCGTGCCGTCGGTGCCCTGCTCGGGCTGGCGGTCGGCGACGCGGTCGGCACCACCATCGAGTTCTCTGCCAAGCCTTCCCAGGCGGTCCTGTCCGACATGGTCGGCGGCGGCCCGTTCGACCTCAAGGCCGGGCAGTGGACCGATGACACCGCGATGGCTCTCCCGCTCGGCGACAGCCTCCTTGCAGCCCAGAACCTGGACCCTGGCGACCTGATGCGCCGGTTCACCTCTTGGAGCAGGCACGGTGCCTATTCCTGCACCGGCGCCTGTTTCGACATCGGCAACGCCACGGCGGCGGCCCTTCGCAGGTTCCAGCAGTCCGGCGACCCCTTCGCCGGCTCCAACGACCCGAACACAGCCGGCAACGGTTCGATCATGCGCCTTGCCCCGGTCGCCGTCCGGCACTGGCACGACCGCGAGACCATGCTGCGGGTCGCCCGGGACCAGTCCCTTACCACCCATGCCGCGCGCGAGGCCATCGCCGGCTGTGAGATCCTCGCCGACCTGCTCGCAACGGGCATTCGCGGCACCACCCTGCCGGGCCTCCTCTCGTCGGAGGCCGTCGCCCGGGTGAGCGGGTTCCGGCTTGGCCAGCCGCGCAACGAGGTCCGAGGAACCGGCTACGTGGTCGCCTCGCTCCACGCGGGGCTCTGGGCGGTCTCTCGCACGTCAACTTTCCGGGACGCCGTGCTGCTTGCGGCCAACCTCGGTGAGGACGCCGATACCACCGCCGCGGTCACCGGTCAGATCGCCGGAGCCCTTCACGGCGCGAGCGCCATCCCCAAGGATTGGCTTGACCGCTTAGCTTGGCGCGAGCGGATTGAGCAGATGGCCGGCGACCTCTTCGACAGCGGTCTTGGACGTTTGGCCGCCTGA
- a CDS encoding IS4 family transposase translates to MARTALEHALPAGWIDEVFEQHRQRQYTRELLFSTVVRLTMLVALGLRSSLHAAAREAEDLTVSLPALYDKVNRTEPDLLRALVRGSATRLAPVMTAAGTGHPSLPGYALRVLDGNHLPGSDKRLKPLRAHRGAALPGQTLVVYDPDTGLAVDLVAAEDAYADERALARALLDAAAPGQVWVADRHFCVRTWLQGLVEAGSHFVVRRHGNHPRLGAQGDWQACGSCETGTLCEQSITLEGSGDAWRRIALSLTAPTTEGDRTIWLWSNLPASVSAAQIAQVYRRRWRIEGLFLQMERVLHSEAGRLGRPRAALLGFAAAVLAHNVLSLLSACIEQVHGPEPRVSVFHLSRQIGAGYEGLMVALGHGSVLTGQEDAASVAARLLALAERVDPGRIATSPRGPKRKVDKPYVAAATARKHVATARVLEKAKLMAKKTP, encoded by the coding sequence ATGGCCCGCACGGCCTTGGAACACGCGCTGCCGGCCGGCTGGATCGACGAGGTGTTCGAGCAGCATCGCCAGCGGCAATACACGCGGGAGTTGCTGTTCTCCACTGTCGTCAGGCTGACGATGCTCGTCGCTCTCGGCCTGCGCTCGTCGTTGCACGCCGCTGCGCGCGAAGCCGAAGACCTGACCGTCTCGCTGCCCGCCCTCTACGACAAGGTCAACCGCACCGAGCCCGACCTGCTGCGCGCCCTCGTGCGCGGCAGCGCGACCCGACTGGCCCCGGTGATGACCGCGGCGGGCACCGGCCATCCGAGCCTGCCGGGCTACGCACTGCGCGTGCTGGACGGCAACCATCTGCCCGGCAGCGACAAGCGCCTGAAGCCTCTGCGCGCGCATCGCGGCGCCGCCCTGCCGGGGCAGACCCTGGTCGTCTACGATCCCGATACCGGCCTGGCCGTCGATCTGGTGGCGGCCGAAGATGCTTATGCCGACGAACGGGCGCTGGCCCGGGCCCTCCTGGACGCTGCCGCGCCCGGTCAGGTCTGGGTTGCCGATCGGCACTTCTGTGTCCGGACCTGGCTGCAGGGTCTGGTTGAGGCAGGCAGCCACTTCGTGGTGCGTCGGCACGGCAACCATCCCCGCCTGGGCGCGCAGGGGGATTGGCAGGCGTGCGGCTCCTGCGAGACCGGCACACTGTGTGAGCAGAGCATTACGCTGGAGGGGAGCGGCGATGCGTGGCGGCGCATCGCGCTGAGCTTGACGGCGCCAACGACGGAGGGAGACCGGACGATCTGGCTGTGGAGCAACCTGCCGGCGAGCGTCAGTGCGGCGCAGATCGCGCAGGTGTATCGGCGACGCTGGCGGATCGAGGGTCTGTTCCTGCAGATGGAACGGGTGCTGCACAGCGAGGCCGGTCGCCTGGGTCGTCCGCGGGCGGCCCTGCTGGGGTTTGCCGCTGCCGTTCTGGCCCACAACGTGCTGAGCCTGCTGAGCGCGTGCATCGAGCAGGTGCACGGGCCCGAGCCGCGGGTCTCGGTGTTCCACCTGAGCCGTCAGATCGGTGCCGGCTACGAGGGGCTGATGGTGGCGCTCGGACACGGCTCTGTGTTGACGGGCCAGGAGGATGCGGCGAGCGTCGCGGCCCGCTTGCTCGCCTTGGCGGAGCGGGTCGACCCAGGGCGGATTGCAACCAGCCCGCGTGGTCCCAAGCGCAAGGTCGACAAGCCCTATGTAGCGGCGGCTACGGCCCGAAAACACGTCGCCACCGCCAGGGTCCTCGAAAAGGCCAAGCTAATGGCTAAGAAAACACCTTAA
- a CDS encoding transposase: MVLQAGLDEVARFLERADPPSRQDATPVRRALAGIAWHLRTGGGWRALPAGFPPWRTVYGWFRRWIEKGLFESLMRALARRQRRRCGRRPEPRLAIIDGAFTAERCREWCNLHGMRHHVVEKDPDQRGFVVLERRWVVERTFGWLSHWGGLLRERAGRLDVATGRLACVACLVAANALNNPA; the protein is encoded by the coding sequence ATGGTGCTGCAAGCAGGCTTGGACGAGGTGGCTCGCTTCTTGGAACGAGCCGATCCGCCCAGCCGTCAGGATGCGACGCCCGTGCGCCGGGCGCTGGCGGGGATCGCCTGGCACCTGCGGACGGGCGGAGGGTGGCGGGCGCTGCCGGCTGGCTTTCCGCCCTGGCGCACGGTCTACGGCTGGTTCCGGCGCTGGATCGAGAAGGGGCTGTTCGAGAGCCTGATGCGCGCTCTGGCGCGCCGACAGCGGCGGCGCTGTGGGCGTCGACCAGAACCACGGCTGGCCATCATCGATGGCGCCTTCACGGCCGAGCGCTGCCGGGAGTGGTGCAACCTCCACGGCATGCGCCACCACGTCGTCGAGAAGGACCCGGATCAGAGGGGCTTCGTCGTGCTGGAGCGACGCTGGGTCGTGGAGCGGACCTTCGGCTGGCTCAGCCATTGGGGCGGCTTGCTGCGCGAGCGCGCCGGTCGCCTCGATGTCGCCACCGGTCGCCTGGCCTGCGTCGCCTGCCTCGTGGCTGCCAACGCACTCAACAATCCCGCATGA